A segment of the Gammaproteobacteria bacterium genome:
CGGCCTTATTATTACTGATAAAGGACAATTACTTATGGTCAGGACGCACCGTTATGCAAGCCTTGCCTGCGCGTTGCTGCTCGCGGCCTGCGCCAGCGGCCCGGACATCTCCACCGACGGCGTGAACGAGACCGTCACCCCGCGCCAGGCAAGCGTCGAGATCGATGTGCGCGGTGATCAGGTGCTCTGGGGCGGCACAATCGTCAACAGCACCAATCTCGAAAATTCCACGCGGCTGGAAGTATTGGGCTATCCACTGGACGGCAGCCAGCGCCCCGAAACGTCGGCTGAACCTACGGGCCGCTTTATGGCCATGGAAAAGGGTTATCTGGAGACTGTGGACTACGGCCAGGGACGCTTGGTGACCATAAAAGGCGCCCTGAACGAAACGCGCGAGGGCGCGATCGGCGATGCGGATTACACCTATCCGGTATTGCAGGCCGACCAGATTTATCTCTGGCCGGCGGAAAGTGACGCGGCGCGGCGCGATTCCGGCATCAATTTCGGGTTCGGTATCGGTATCCTGTTTTAATATCGGGATTAAATGCCCCCGGCAGAGCCGGGGCGTAGCCGGTGAGCGCGTCAACATCCGCGAGCTGCTGTTGCTGTTTGCGAATTCCCTTGGTCTGAATTTCCCTCGCGCCATAGTATGCAGAAACGGCGCAAACGATAGGCAAGCTTAAGGCCGCGCGCTAGAATGCGGGCGTGGCAGTGCTGACCGATAACGACAAATAAGTCGCGCGGACGCCGCCGCCGCTTTACGGGAGAACCCTCAAGATGATCGAATTTGAACGTCTGGCCGAGACCGGCGGACGCCTTGTTGAACAGTTGCGCGAAGGCGGACTGGAAAGGCTGGACGAGACGCTGACCGCGTCGAGAACCACAGCCGGCACGTATCGCTACACTTACGACCGGTATTTGCAGTATTTCAGGGAAAAGCGCGGTCAGCCGCTCACCGAGCAGGATCTCTACATCGGCTTTGCGTTCGCCTACAGCTGGATGGCGAGCATCAAGCAACTCGACCCCGCGCTCGCTACCGTCAAGGCGGCGACGGCGGCGTTGAACGAACTGCACGCCATGCAGCCCGCGTCGCTTGATATGGATAGCGAGGCCGCCGCCGACATTTCAGACGAGCAGGTCGAGAATCTGGCCGCCGCCACCGAGCCGCTGCGTTATTTCCTGGGCTCTGTAATCGGCACCTCAAAGCTCCTGCACTTTGTCAATCCTGAGGTATTCCCGATCTGGGACGCGATCATTCACCGCTACTCAAGACTGCCAAAAACCAGCGCCGCGGACAGCCTCAGGCTTTACGCTCAGTACACCTGCATGGTGCATCGCCTTACCCACCATGCCGATTTCGAAACCCGGATTTACGAGCCGTTGCTGCGCGCCATGGAGGCGGCTCACCGGCAAGTCGGCAAAAGATATCGGGCCCCCGAACCGATGGGCAAGGTGCGCGCCACGGAGTTCATCATGTTCTTCGGCGGCAAGGCCGAGCATGCGCCCGCGTAGACGCCGTATCTAATGGCGAACTCCACTGAGACGCGCAGTCTGGCGTTGTTTTGCGATTTCGAGAATATCGCGCTAGGCGTGCGCGACTCGAATTATGCCCAGTTCGACATCAGCAAGGTGCTGGAGCGGTTGCTGCTCAAGGGAAACATCGTCGTCAAAAAGGCGTATTGCGACTGGGATCGGTACAAGGGCTTCAAGGAGGCCATGCATGAGGCGTCGTTTGAGCTGATCGAAATTCCGCACGTACGTCAATCGGGCAAGAACTCGGCCGACATCCGCATGGTCGTAGACGCGCTGGATCTCTGTTACACCAAGGCGCACGTGGACACGTTCGTGGTGATCAGCGGTGATTCGGATTTCTCGCCGCTGGTCAGCAAGCTGCGCGAGAACAACAAAGTTGTGATCGGCGTGGGCGTCAAGAACTCGACCTCCGATTTGTTGATCGCGAACTGTGACGAGTTCATCTTCTACGACGACCTCGTGCGCAAGAAAGAAGCCCGCAAACGTACGCGCAAGAAGAGCAACGACAAGGGCGCCGCCACCGCAAACCCTGCCGCCGAGACCGCGGCCATCGGCGGCGACGATCAGAAAACAGTCGAAGAGCGCAAAAAGCAGCAGGCGCTGGACCTGGTGATGGAAACTGTGGAGGCGCTGTTCGGGGAGCGCGAGGAAGAGGACAAGGTGTGGGGGTCGATGGTCAAACAGACGCTCAAGCGGCGCAAGCCGGGCTTCAGCGAATCGTATTATGGCTTTCGCACCTTCAGCAAACTGCTGGAAGAAGCGCAGGCTCGCAACCTGCTCGACTTCGAGCACGACGAGAAATCCGGGGGCTACATCATCAAGAGCTACGCGCACGAGGAATAGCCGCCATCGGACTTGCAGGAATACGTTGTCTATGACGAATCCGGTATTGAAACACATCCGCACGCGGCTGACCCGGCGACCGGCGCCACTCGTTGAGAATCCAGTTGCGGTGGATGACCACGCCGTGGCGCCTCGCTCGGCCGCGGTGCTCATTCCCATGCTCGAGACGCACGCTGGCTGGCATCTGCTTTTTATCCGGCGCGCGGAAAATTGCAACGATTATCATAGCGGGCAGGTCGCGTTCCCCGGCGGACGTAGGGAACGGGAAGACGCCAACCCTGAGGCAACCGCGCTGCGCGAGGCGCAAGAAGAAATGGGTATCGCGCCGCGAGACGTCGACGTCCTTGGGCGCTTAAGCGACTTGATCAGCACTACCAACTACCGCATCGCGCCTTTTGTCGGTGTTATCCCGTGGCCTTACCCGCTGCGTCTGGCGCCCGCCGAAGTTGCGCGCGCGTTCACGATTCCGTTGCGATGGCTGTCCGACCCGGATAATCGCGAGGTTTATGAACATCCGCTGCGGTCCGGAACGGTGCCGGTCGTGCGCTATCGTCCGTACGGCGGCGAGTTGCTGTGGGGCGCCACGGCGAGAATGACCGTAAATCTGCTGCAAGCGCTGGCGGGCGTAGACGTGCTCGATGCGCTCGCCACAAATGCGACCACGCATCGCCAGCGCTCGGCTTAACGCTCCTCGGCAAGCAGGCGTTCTATAGCTGTGTCTACAGCCGCGGCGCGTTCATCACCCACGTGTGTCTCACCGAAAAACGCCGCGCGGATGCGCCCCTGCTTATCGAGCAAATAATAGGCAGGCCAGTAACGGTTGCCCATCGCGTTCCAGTAAGCGAAGTCATTGTCTATCATCACTGGATGACGCAGACCAAATTCCTTTACTTTCGAAACCACATTGGCCTTGATTTTCTCGTGCTCGAACTCGGGCGTATGCACACCGATCACCTGCAGCGCCTGCCCTTGGAAGCGCGCCTCCAGTGACTTGAGCCAGGGAAAAGAGCGATAACAGTTCCAGCAATCGAACGTCCAGAAATCCAGCAGCACCACTTTGCCGCGCAGGTCTTGGAGCGTTAGCGGTTTAGAATTGATCCACGCGGAGGCGCTGGTTTGCGTGAATTGCGGCGCCGAAGCCGGCGGGTTGATATTCTGTGCGCCGTGGGCGCTGCTCAGCAACCCTCCCAGATACGCATTAAATAACAACGCTGCCAGCATGGCCCTGGCAACGGATCCGCAATTTGCACTGAGCATCGCATCGCTCCCGAATCGCAAGAGGCACCCGAGCCTGGGCAACTCGAGGCTCGTGAGCGATTCATTCTGCGCCGCACGCCGAAAAAAACCATCCATGAAGACCCTTATTTTGAAGCGTGGGAATTGGAATCACGCTGGCCGTATCGGACATCGAGGCCGCGCTGCCGGGTGTCACGGCCTGGTTACACCTCAGGCAGCGTGTCCTCTCAGGTTTACCACCATTCGTCCCCGTGTCTTGCCCGCCAGCATCCGTTCGAACACGTCGGGTAACTGTTCCATGGTTACGGTCTCGGCGACTATACTATCGAAGTTCCGCGGGCGCAGATCGGCACCTAAGCGTTCCCAAAGCGGCTGCCGCCATGCTTGCGGGCAGTTCGAGGATGACACCCCCAGCAGACTTACGCCGCGCAGGATAAACGGCATCACCGTCGTTTTCAGCTTGACACCTGCCGCCAGCCCGATGCTGACCACGTTGCCCCAGGGTTGTACCGCCGGAATCAGCGAGGCGAGGATGTCGCCGCCGACGTTATCGATTACGCCGCCCCATTGCGGTTTCTCCAGCGGCTGCACGTCCTGGCTCAGTTCATTACGATCCACGATCCGGCTCGCGCCCAGTGATTTCAGATAGTCCACCGCATCCGGTTTGCCGCTCATCGCGACCACCTCGAAACCAAGCCCGCTTAACATGCCGGTGGCTAAACTGCCGACCCCACCGGTCGCGCCTGTTACCAGAATGGGACCGAGTTCGGGAGTCTGATGATTCTCCTGAAGCCGCTTGATCGCAAGCGCCGCGGTAAAACCGGCAGTGCCGAGCGCCATCGCCTGAAACAGATCCAGACCTTCGGGCAAGCGGATCACCCAGTCGGCCGGCACGCGCACGTATTCCGCGTAGCCCCCGTCGTGCACCTCGCTCAAACCGCAGCCCGTGACCAGTACTTCGTCTCCGGGAGTGAAGCACTCGTCTTCACTCTCTGCCACGACACCGGACACGTCGATGCCGCCCACCAGCGGCGAGCGGCGCAGGATTTTGCCCTTGCCGGTGCCGGCCAGCGCGTCCTTGTAATTGACGCTGGAAAAACGCGCCTCGATAACGACCTCGCCGGCTGACAGATCATCGAGACTGAGCGTCACCAGCCCCGCGCGCGTTTTATCGTTTTCGGAGTGAATGCGGAAGCCCCTGAAATTTTGCATCGGATTGAACCTCGTGAGCTAAGGTGAGCGGCGACACCGACACGATCGGCGGCGCAATTACGTGAACGTTGGCTATCGGGAAGGTGGCGCCCAAGCCCTGAAGAAAGCGGAAACCTGGGATCGGACGCTACGACACCGCACCCAGTTCTGCGAACACAGCACGTGCCATTTTCAAGGCCACATCGACGTCTTCATGCAGGCAACAGAGATGACCCATCTTGCGGCCGGGGCGCGCCTCGCGCTTGCCGTACAGATGCAGCTTGGCGCCTGCCCGTTTGAAAACGCGGCGCCAGTCCGGCGGCCCGTTTGTCCACAGATCACCCAGCAGATTCACCATCACCACGGGCGACAGCAAACGCACGTCGCCAAATGGCAGGCCACACAGCATGCGCACCTGCTGCTCAAACTGCGAAGTGACACAGGCATCGATGGTGTAATGGCCGCTGTTGTGCGGGCGCGGCGCGATTTCGTTGACCAGCAACTGGCCGTCGGACGTCACGAAGAACTCAACCGCGATGATCCCGCAGTAATCCAGAGAGTCGGCCAGGGCGACCGACATGCGCCGCGCCTGCGCCGCCAGGTTTGCTTCGAGCCTAGCGGGCACGATGCTCATGCTTAAAATACCGTCGCAGTGCACATTCTCCGCTGCCGGATAATACCGCGTCTTGCCCGCGCTGGAACGCGCCAGCACAATGGAAAATTCCAGTTGCAAATCCGCTTTGCGTTCGAGCACACACGGCACATTGTCGAGGCTGCCAAAGGCTTTGCGCAGCGCGCCGATATTTTCGACCTCGGCCTGACCCTTGCCGTCGTAACCAAACGCGGCGCGCTTTAGTATCAGCGGCGGCGTCAATGACTCAAACGCCGGCGCCAGATCGTCCGCGGTTCGAATGATTTCGAAATCCGCCGTCGCGAGTCCGCTCTGGCGAATAAAATTCTTCTCTCTGATGCGATCCTGCGTGAATTCGAGCGCGTGCGAAGATGGCCGCACCGGCAACGACGCTTCGAGTCTGCGCAAAGACCCGGCGGGCACGTTCTCGAATTCGGTCGTGACAGCCGCGCACTCGCGCGCCAGCCGATCCAGCGCCGCCTCGTCCGTGTACGCGGCCCGCAGATGTTCGCTGGCCATGCGGCCGGCGGGGCTGTCGGCACCGGGGTCCAGCACCATAACGTGATAACCCATGGTGCGCGCGGCGACCGTGAACATACGCCCCAGCTGACCGCCGCCAATCATGCCTAAGGTCGCGCCGGGGAGGATCACGATGGCGGCAAGGTCATGCGCGCGACCGCTGCGTGCTGTTCTTCGCGAAACGCGGTGAGCCTGACGGCCAGTTGCGGATCGTTGACCGCCAGCATCGCGACCGCGAACAGCCCCGCGTTCACCGCACCCGCCTCGCCGATCGCGAACGTCGCTACCGGCACGCCTTTTGGCATCTGCACGATCGACAACAGCGAATCCTGACCCCGGAGATGCTTGGACGGCATCGGCACGCCCAGCACGGGGACGGTGGTAATCGCGGCCAGCATGCCCGGCAGGTGCGCCGCGCCACCGGCGCCGGCGATGATACATTTCAGACCGCGCGCGCTGGCGGCGTCGGCGTATTCGTACATGATGTCGGGGGTCCGATGCGCGGACACGACCTTCGTCTCGCAGAGCACACCAAAGTCCTGCAAGCGCGCGGCGGCGTGCCGCATCACCGGCCAGTCGCTGTCGCTGCCCATCACCACGCCTACCAGTACGTTGTTCATGGCACGCTTTGCCGTTACCGAAGACGGTATTCTCGCCAAGTTGTCAGGACTATGCAAAATGCGTGGGGCGCGATGTTTCCGACCTCTCGCCGCAGAGGCAAGCAGCCGCTAGAATCGGCGCCTCGTACGCGAGCTGGCAACTTATGAGCGAAATCGTTTACCAATCTAACATCAAATGCCTGCGGCTCTCGCATCGCGGCAAGGTGCGCGATATTTACACGATCGACGCCCAACACATGCTGATCGTGACCAGCGACCGCATTTCAGCGTTCGACGTGGTGTTGCCTACGCCCATCCCGGGCAAGGGCGAGACCTTAACCGCGATCTCGAACTTCTGGTTTAAGCGCCTGAGCGAGGTGATTCCCAATCATCTGGCGGCGCTGCCGCTTGCGGACGTGCTCACCGATGACCATAAGCGGCAGGCGCTGGCAAGCCGGAGTGTGGTAGTGCGTAAATTGCGCGCGTTGCCGGTGGAAGCCGTAGTGCGCGGCTATCTCATCGGTTCCGGCTGGAAAGATTATCAACGCAGCGGGATCGTAGGCGGCATCCGGCTGCCCCATGGGCTGGTGCTCGCGGACCGGCTGCCCGAGCCGGTCTTCACACCCTCGACCAAGGCCACGGTGGGCACGCACGATGTCAATATCGATTTCGAACAGACTGCACAACTCATTGGTCGCGAACTGGCGCTGCGGGTGCGCGTTGTGAGCCTGGCACTGTACCGCGAGGCGGCCGCTCACGCGCAAGCCCGTGGCATTATCATCGCCGACACGAAGTTCGAGTTCGGCGTGGATGCGGCCGGCGAACTGGTGCTTATCGATGAGGCAGTGACGCCCGATTCGTCGCGTTTCTGGCCGGCCGACACCTATCGTGTGG
Coding sequences within it:
- a CDS encoding Slp family lipoprotein: MVRTHRYASLACALLLAACASGPDISTDGVNETVTPRQASVEIDVRGDQVLWGGTIVNSTNLENSTRLEVLGYPLDGSQRPETSAEPTGRFMAMEKGYLETVDYGQGRLVTIKGALNETREGAIGDADYTYPVLQADQIYLWPAESDAARRDSGINFGFGIGILF
- a CDS encoding oxidoreductase: MQNFRGFRIHSENDKTRAGLVTLSLDDLSAGEVVIEARFSSVNYKDALAGTGKGKILRRSPLVGGIDVSGVVAESEDECFTPGDEVLVTGCGLSEVHDGGYAEYVRVPADWVIRLPEGLDLFQAMALGTAGFTAALAIKRLQENHQTPELGPILVTGATGGVGSLATGMLSGLGFEVVAMSGKPDAVDYLKSLGASRIVDRNELSQDVQPLEKPQWGGVIDNVGGDILASLIPAVQPWGNVVSIGLAAGVKLKTTVMPFILRGVSLLGVSSSNCPQAWRQPLWERLGADLRPRNFDSIVAETVTMEQLPDVFERMLAGKTRGRMVVNLRGHAA
- a CDS encoding CoA pyrophosphatase, with the protein product MTNPVLKHIRTRLTRRPAPLVENPVAVDDHAVAPRSAAVLIPMLETHAGWHLLFIRRAENCNDYHSGQVAFPGGRREREDANPEATALREAQEEMGIAPRDVDVLGRLSDLISTTNYRIAPFVGVIPWPYPLRLAPAEVARAFTIPLRWLSDPDNREVYEHPLRSGTVPVVRYRPYGGELLWGATARMTVNLLQALAGVDVLDALATNATTHRQRSA
- a CDS encoding NYN domain-containing protein produces the protein MANSTETRSLALFCDFENIALGVRDSNYAQFDISKVLERLLLKGNIVVKKAYCDWDRYKGFKEAMHEASFELIEIPHVRQSGKNSADIRMVVDALDLCYTKAHVDTFVVISGDSDFSPLVSKLRENNKVVIGVGVKNSTSDLLIANCDEFIFYDDLVRKKEARKRTRKKSNDKGAATANPAAETAAIGGDDQKTVEERKKQQALDLVMETVEALFGEREEEDKVWGSMVKQTLKRRKPGFSESYYGFRTFSKLLEEAQARNLLDFEHDEKSGGYIIKSYAHEE
- a CDS encoding 5-(carboxyamino)imidazole ribonucleotide synthase → MILPGATLGMIGGGQLGRMFTVAARTMGYHVMVLDPGADSPAGRMASEHLRAAYTDEAALDRLARECAAVTTEFENVPAGSLRRLEASLPVRPSSHALEFTQDRIREKNFIRQSGLATADFEIIRTADDLAPAFESLTPPLILKRAAFGYDGKGQAEVENIGALRKAFGSLDNVPCVLERKADLQLEFSIVLARSSAGKTRYYPAAENVHCDGILSMSIVPARLEANLAAQARRMSVALADSLDYCGIIAVEFFVTSDGQLLVNEIAPRPHNSGHYTIDACVTSQFEQQVRMLCGLPFGDVRLLSPVVMVNLLGDLWTNGPPDWRRVFKRAGAKLHLYGKREARPGRKMGHLCCLHEDVDVALKMARAVFAELGAVS
- the purE gene encoding 5-(carboxyamino)imidazole ribonucleotide mutase; translated protein: MNNVLVGVVMGSDSDWPVMRHAAARLQDFGVLCETKVVSAHRTPDIMYEYADAASARGLKCIIAGAGGAAHLPGMLAAITTVPVLGVPMPSKHLRGQDSLLSIVQMPKGVPVATFAIGEAGAVNAGLFAVAMLAVNDPQLAVRLTAFREEQHAAVARMTLPPS
- a CDS encoding redoxin domain-containing protein — translated: MLSANCGSVARAMLAALLFNAYLGGLLSSAHGAQNINPPASAPQFTQTSASAWINSKPLTLQDLRGKVVLLDFWTFDCWNCYRSFPWLKSLEARFQGQALQVIGVHTPEFEHEKIKANVVSKVKEFGLRHPVMIDNDFAYWNAMGNRYWPAYYLLDKQGRIRAAFFGETHVGDERAAAVDTAIERLLAEER
- a CDS encoding phosphoribosylaminoimidazolesuccinocarboxamide synthase: MSEIVYQSNIKCLRLSHRGKVRDIYTIDAQHMLIVTSDRISAFDVVLPTPIPGKGETLTAISNFWFKRLSEVIPNHLAALPLADVLTDDHKRQALASRSVVVRKLRALPVEAVVRGYLIGSGWKDYQRSGIVGGIRLPHGLVLADRLPEPVFTPSTKATVGTHDVNIDFEQTAQLIGRELALRVRVVSLALYREAAAHAQARGIIIADTKFEFGVDAAGELVLIDEAVTPDSSRFWPADTYRVGENPPSFDKQFVRDYLETLPWDKTAPGPALPREIVEKTAAKYHEARRLLMGE